A genomic stretch from Kribbella amoyensis includes:
- a CDS encoding pyrophosphatase, translated as MDITELTERLEKLSANYAEHYGFERTGDWFLLKLQEEVGELTQAHLQTTGRARTKGRTPEELRETLELEFADALCQLILFARHHDVDLPSAVERKWLSKEAGWTRQVLDAT; from the coding sequence GTGGACATCACGGAGCTGACCGAGCGGCTGGAGAAGTTGTCGGCGAACTACGCCGAGCACTACGGATTCGAGCGGACCGGGGACTGGTTCCTGCTCAAGTTGCAGGAGGAAGTCGGCGAGCTGACCCAGGCTCATCTGCAGACCACGGGCCGCGCTCGCACCAAGGGGCGTACGCCCGAGGAACTGCGGGAGACACTCGAGCTCGAGTTCGCCGACGCACTCTGTCAGCTCATCCTCTTCGCCCGCCACCACGACGTCGACCTGCCGTCCGCGGTCGAGCGCAAGTGGCTCAGCAAGGAAGCCGGCTGGACGAGGCAGGTTTTGGACGCGACCTAG
- a CDS encoding helix-turn-helix transcriptional regulator encodes MIDRSGLAAFLRSRREALQPEDVGLPRGQRRRTDGLRREEVAVLCHMSTDYYSRLERERGPHPSEQMIASIAQGLHLSLDERDHLFRLAGHQPPTRGPGSDHISPGMLRILDRLVDTPAEIVTELGETLRQTPPGIALVGDLARFSGPARSIGYRWFTEPAARDLHPAEDHAFYSRMYVSGLRRVVTLRGPGSRAAYLADLLSGQSEEFRALWKDHEIGLRPREVKRYQHPTVGLLELNCQILQDPDQSHSLLVYTAVPGSDSYERLQLLSVLGTP; translated from the coding sequence ATGATCGATCGAAGCGGACTCGCCGCGTTCCTCCGAAGTCGCCGGGAGGCGTTGCAACCGGAGGACGTCGGACTGCCGCGGGGGCAGCGCCGGCGGACCGACGGGCTGCGCCGCGAGGAGGTCGCCGTGCTCTGCCACATGTCGACCGACTACTACTCGCGCCTGGAACGGGAGCGCGGGCCGCACCCGTCGGAGCAGATGATCGCGTCGATCGCCCAGGGACTGCACCTGTCCCTCGACGAACGCGACCACCTGTTCCGGCTCGCCGGGCACCAACCGCCGACCCGTGGACCAGGCAGCGACCACATCAGCCCAGGAATGCTGCGGATCCTCGACCGCCTCGTCGACACCCCGGCGGAGATCGTCACCGAGCTCGGTGAGACGTTGCGCCAGACCCCGCCGGGGATCGCGCTCGTCGGGGATCTGGCCAGGTTCAGCGGACCGGCGCGGAGCATCGGGTACCGCTGGTTCACCGAACCGGCCGCCCGCGACCTTCACCCGGCCGAGGACCACGCCTTCTACTCACGGATGTACGTCTCGGGCCTCCGCCGGGTGGTCACCCTGCGCGGACCCGGCTCCCGCGCGGCGTACCTCGCGGACCTGCTCTCCGGGCAGAGCGAGGAGTTCCGTGCTCTGTGGAAGGACCACGAGATCGGTCTGCGGCCGCGCGAGGTCAAGCGGTACCAGCATCCGACCGTCGGGCTGCTGGAACTGAACTGCCAGATCCTGCAGGACCCCGACCAGTCGCACTCACTGCTCGTCTACACCGCCGTACCGGGCAGCGACAGCTACGAGCGGCTGCAGCTACTGTCCGTCCTCGGCACGCCCTGA
- a CDS encoding LLM class flavin-dependent oxidoreductase yields MSLEFLWYIPNQVQPGHRGDDTVEGHNSLNRLTDLARLTEDHGWGGALLGTGWGRPDTLTVGTALAARTSTFQPLVAIRPGYWHPAHFASAASTLDQLSDGRLLINIVSGQDNLAAYGDSEGDQAQRYARTKEFLQLVRRLWTEEDVTYQGEYFSVTGSTVATRPAVREGRRHPRLYFGGASAAAERVAATDADVQLFWGEPRDGIAERIDRLQGLQSELGRDHAPLEYGLRITTLIRDTTEQAWTDAEAKVEQMARDNNFRDERRFRAVGQQRLLELADRGDVLDDNLYTAPGKYGGGGAGTTWLVGSAEDVAKSLRKYQDLGITHFILSDTPYREEIIRVGNQLLPLLEDQ; encoded by the coding sequence ATGAGTCTCGAGTTCCTCTGGTACATCCCCAATCAGGTCCAGCCCGGTCACCGCGGCGACGACACCGTCGAGGGCCACAACAGCCTGAACCGGCTGACCGACCTGGCCCGCCTCACCGAGGACCACGGGTGGGGCGGCGCGTTGCTCGGCACCGGCTGGGGTCGCCCGGACACGCTCACCGTGGGGACCGCGCTCGCGGCGCGGACCAGTACGTTCCAGCCGCTGGTCGCGATCCGCCCGGGCTACTGGCACCCGGCCCACTTCGCCTCGGCCGCGTCCACGCTCGACCAGCTCAGCGACGGCCGGCTGCTGATCAACATCGTCTCCGGCCAGGACAACCTCGCGGCGTACGGCGACTCCGAGGGCGACCAGGCACAGCGGTACGCCCGGACGAAGGAGTTCCTCCAGTTGGTCCGTCGGCTGTGGACCGAGGAGGACGTGACGTACCAGGGCGAGTACTTCTCGGTCACCGGATCGACGGTCGCCACCCGCCCCGCTGTGCGCGAGGGTCGGCGGCACCCGCGGCTGTACTTCGGCGGTGCGTCCGCGGCAGCCGAGCGGGTGGCCGCCACGGACGCGGACGTGCAGCTCTTCTGGGGCGAACCGCGCGACGGCATCGCCGAACGCATCGACCGGCTCCAAGGACTGCAGTCCGAGCTCGGCCGCGACCACGCCCCACTGGAGTACGGCCTGCGGATCACGACGCTGATCCGCGACACCACCGAGCAGGCGTGGACCGACGCCGAGGCCAAGGTGGAGCAGATGGCGCGGGACAACAACTTCCGCGACGAGCGCCGCTTCAGGGCCGTCGGCCAGCAACGCCTGCTCGAACTCGCCGACCGCGGCGACGTCCTCGACGACAACCTCTACACCGCCCCCGGCAAGTACGGCGGTGGCGGCGCGGGCACCACCTGGCTGGTCGGCTCGGCCGAGGACGTCGCCAAGTCACTGCGCAAGTACCAGGACCTCGGCATCACCCACTTCATCCTCTCCGACACCCCGTACCGCGAGGAGATCATCCGCGTCGGCAACCAACTCCTGCCGCTGCTCGAAGACCAGTAA
- a CDS encoding DUF2264 domain-containing protein, whose product MSLSDRLRATEDRTLSPITGWTRDTWGLLADDLLLAARRHGTPLRAGIAFPGAPGGYGSRVDALEGFARTFLAAGFRVAGEGGADPNGFLDWYAEGLAAGVDPESPERWVRLDEHDQAKVEAASIALVLHLTRPWLWDRLDDRVREQTVDYLAAAVGVPYHPNNWLWFQIVTQTFLASVGGPSSATDIEADLAALEEWAQPDGWYSDGAARSYDHYAGWALQFYPLLWLEMAEGQAAAEKMRATYLRRAEQYLGDGLRLIGADGSPLIQGRSLTYRFAAAAPFWAAARAEVAADPGQLRRAASGITRHFVDAGAPDEDGLLTLGWHGAWRPIAQNYSGPGSPYWASKGLLGLSLPADHPAWTAVEQPLPVEVGEQAVVMESPGWLVSSTPRDGIVRVVNHGTDHASPGDVLRDGPLYARLTYSTATSPILAGEGLESPLDASVVLLDDEGRATSRTGFTRGPIGRLPSGTMYAASHGKAHWVEADHTDNDLGWGRPGPAEPAADLEVWSYVRGDWEVRLIRVGPGNRGAALRVGGTAIPTDDDTLQSLVLDLGGLPIASDVEADNATPLSLRTTVPCRTTDGSPIEGHWYAAALATGRGPLQPSPTLNHTPEGQPQEIHWPDTTTDPLNLTKS is encoded by the coding sequence ATGTCATTGTCCGATCGCCTCCGCGCCACCGAGGACCGCACGCTCTCGCCGATCACCGGCTGGACCCGGGACACCTGGGGTCTGCTCGCCGACGACTTACTGCTCGCCGCTCGCCGCCACGGCACGCCCTTGCGGGCCGGCATCGCGTTCCCGGGCGCGCCCGGCGGGTACGGGAGTCGCGTCGACGCCCTCGAAGGGTTCGCCCGTACCTTCCTGGCGGCCGGGTTCCGGGTCGCGGGTGAGGGCGGGGCCGATCCGAACGGTTTCCTCGACTGGTACGCCGAGGGGCTGGCGGCCGGGGTCGATCCGGAGTCACCCGAGCGGTGGGTCCGCCTGGACGAGCACGACCAGGCGAAGGTGGAGGCCGCGTCGATCGCGTTGGTGCTGCACCTGACCCGGCCGTGGTTGTGGGACCGCCTCGACGACCGGGTCCGCGAGCAGACCGTCGACTACCTGGCCGCCGCGGTCGGGGTGCCGTACCACCCGAACAACTGGCTGTGGTTCCAGATCGTCACGCAGACCTTCCTCGCCTCGGTCGGCGGGCCGTCGTCGGCGACCGACATCGAGGCCGACCTGGCTGCGCTGGAGGAGTGGGCGCAACCCGACGGCTGGTACTCCGACGGTGCCGCCCGCTCGTACGACCACTACGCCGGCTGGGCGTTGCAGTTCTATCCGCTGCTGTGGCTGGAGATGGCCGAGGGGCAGGCGGCGGCCGAAAAGATGCGGGCCACCTACCTGCGACGCGCCGAGCAGTACTTGGGGGACGGGCTGCGGTTGATCGGGGCCGACGGCTCACCGCTGATCCAGGGGCGCAGCCTGACTTATCGCTTCGCGGCGGCAGCGCCTTTCTGGGCGGCCGCGCGGGCCGAGGTCGCCGCCGATCCGGGTCAGCTCCGGCGGGCCGCGAGCGGGATCACTCGGCACTTCGTGGACGCGGGCGCCCCGGACGAGGACGGCCTGCTCACCCTCGGATGGCACGGCGCTTGGCGTCCGATCGCGCAGAACTACTCGGGCCCCGGTTCGCCGTACTGGGCGTCGAAGGGCCTGCTCGGCCTGAGCCTGCCCGCGGATCACCCGGCTTGGACCGCAGTCGAGCAGCCGCTGCCGGTGGAGGTGGGGGAGCAGGCGGTCGTGATGGAGTCGCCGGGCTGGCTGGTCAGCTCGACGCCACGGGACGGCATCGTGCGCGTGGTCAACCACGGCACCGATCACGCGTCGCCCGGTGATGTGTTGCGCGACGGGCCGCTGTACGCGCGGCTGACGTACTCCACAGCGACCAGTCCGATCCTGGCCGGGGAAGGGCTGGAGAGTCCGCTCGACGCCTCGGTGGTGCTGCTCGACGACGAAGGCCGCGCCACCTCACGAACCGGCTTCACCCGAGGCCCGATCGGCCGCCTTCCCTCGGGCACGATGTACGCCGCGTCCCACGGGAAAGCGCATTGGGTCGAAGCCGACCACACCGACAACGACCTCGGCTGGGGCCGCCCAGGACCAGCCGAACCCGCCGCCGACCTGGAGGTCTGGTCCTACGTCCGCGGCGACTGGGAAGTACGCCTGATCAGAGTCGGCCCAGGCAACCGTGGCGCAGCTCTACGCGTCGGCGGAACCGCGATCCCCACCGACGACGACACCCTGCAATCACTGGTACTCGACCTCGGTGGCCTACCGATCGCCTCCGACGTCGAAGCCGACAACGCAACCCCGCTGTCGCTCCGAACCACAGTCCCCTGCCGCACGACCGACGGCAGCCCCATCGAGGGCCACTGGTACGCCGCAGCCCTGGCAACAGGCCGAGGCCCGCTCCAACCCTCTCCAACCCTCAACCACACCCCCGAAGGCCAACCCCAAGAAATCCACTGGCCCGACACCACCACAGACCCCCTGAACCTCACCAAAAGCTGA
- a CDS encoding DUF2252 domain-containing protein: protein MVSGGRATDGPASAKDRAASGKAARADVPRSAHSEFKPGDQRNPVGLLLSQDETRVPELVPIRHGRMLASPFAFFRGAALVMAADLSTTPTSGLRTQLCGDAHLSNFGAYASPERRLVFDINDFDETLPGPFEWDVKRLATSFVVAGRDNGFGRKQCRKAALASVTSYREAIRDFARQPILAVWYAHLDVEEVVASYRASLSARQLKQRKDRFKRADSVVAKAHSHDRLQAIGKLTRPAEGRRRIVSDPPLIVPVENLAGVDTDFVFTRLRDLVLAYRETLQSDRGHLLDHFTLSDIAHKVVGVGSVGTRAWILLMESTVENDALLLQAKQAGPSVLSGFAGTSEYENQGHRVVAGQRVMQATSDIFLGWLRTITPEGTEDDYYVRQLRDWKLSADIAELSPKDLHRYAELCGWTLARAHARAGDRFAIAAYLGKSEAFDHAVADFAESYADQNELDHQALADAIASGRATASTGL from the coding sequence ATGGTGAGCGGAGGACGGGCGACGGACGGACCGGCGAGCGCAAAGGACCGGGCGGCGTCGGGGAAGGCTGCTCGCGCCGACGTTCCGCGTTCGGCGCATTCCGAGTTCAAGCCGGGTGACCAGCGGAATCCGGTCGGGTTGCTGCTCAGTCAGGACGAGACCCGGGTCCCCGAACTGGTCCCGATCCGGCACGGGCGGATGCTGGCCTCGCCGTTCGCGTTCTTCCGCGGGGCGGCGCTGGTGATGGCCGCGGACCTCAGTACGACGCCGACGTCGGGACTGCGGACCCAGCTCTGCGGGGACGCCCACCTGTCGAACTTCGGGGCGTACGCGTCGCCCGAGCGGCGGCTGGTGTTCGACATCAACGACTTCGACGAGACCTTGCCCGGCCCGTTCGAGTGGGACGTCAAACGGCTGGCCACCAGCTTCGTGGTCGCGGGCCGGGACAACGGATTCGGCCGCAAGCAGTGCCGCAAGGCCGCGCTCGCCTCGGTGACCAGCTACCGCGAGGCGATCCGCGACTTCGCCCGGCAGCCGATCCTCGCGGTCTGGTACGCGCACCTGGACGTCGAGGAGGTCGTCGCCAGTTATCGCGCGTCGCTGTCCGCGCGCCAGCTCAAACAGCGCAAGGACCGGTTCAAGCGGGCCGACTCGGTGGTCGCGAAGGCGCACAGCCACGACCGCCTGCAGGCCATCGGCAAGCTGACCCGACCGGCGGAGGGGCGCCGGCGGATCGTCTCCGACCCGCCCTTGATCGTCCCGGTCGAGAACCTGGCCGGGGTGGACACCGACTTCGTGTTCACCCGGCTCCGCGACCTGGTCCTGGCCTACCGCGAGACGCTCCAGTCGGATCGCGGCCACCTGCTCGACCACTTCACCTTGTCCGACATCGCGCACAAGGTGGTCGGGGTCGGCAGCGTCGGGACCCGGGCGTGGATCCTGCTGATGGAGTCCACCGTCGAGAACGACGCGCTGCTGCTCCAGGCCAAGCAGGCCGGCCCGTCGGTCCTGAGCGGGTTCGCCGGCACGTCGGAGTACGAGAACCAGGGGCACCGGGTGGTCGCCGGGCAACGGGTCATGCAGGCGACCAGCGACATCTTCCTGGGCTGGCTGCGGACGATCACGCCGGAGGGGACCGAGGACGACTACTACGTCCGCCAGTTGCGGGACTGGAAGCTCTCCGCCGATATCGCCGAGCTGAGTCCGAAGGACCTGCACCGGTACGCCGAACTCTGCGGCTGGACCCTGGCCCGGGCGCACGCGCGAGCCGGTGACCGGTTCGCGATCGCCGCGTACCTGGGCAAGTCGGAGGCGTTCGACCACGCCGTCGCCGACTTCGCGGAGAGTTACGCCGACCAGAACGAACTGGACCACCAGGCGCTCGCCGATGCGATCGCGTCGGGACGGGCGACCGCGTCCACCGGGCTCTGA
- a CDS encoding IS110 family transposase — MRAARLLSELGDCRARYPTPQALTCLAGVAPTTRQSGTQRTVHYRFAADKQLRDAICDFAADSRKTNPWAANLYHQARNRGHTHPHAVRILARAWLHIIWHCWQQHTPYQPTHHHALQRLLTPQTNHPR, encoded by the coding sequence ATCCGCGCCGCCCGCCTACTCAGCGAACTCGGCGACTGCCGCGCCCGCTACCCCACCCCACAAGCCCTGACCTGCCTGGCCGGCGTCGCTCCCACCACCCGCCAATCAGGCACCCAACGCACCGTCCACTACCGCTTCGCCGCCGACAAACAACTCCGCGACGCCATCTGCGACTTCGCCGCCGACTCCCGCAAAACCAACCCCTGGGCCGCCAACCTCTACCACCAAGCCCGCAACCGCGGACACACCCACCCCCACGCCGTCCGCATCCTCGCCCGCGCCTGGCTCCACATCATCTGGCACTGCTGGCAACAACACACCCCCTACCAACCCACCCACCACCACGCACTCCAACGCCTACTCACACCCCAAACCAACCACCCACGTTGA
- a CDS encoding N-acetylmuramoyl-L-alanine amidase, protein MARPMTADQLVAALKKWGVKYREYPGWRTRGRPGGITDARGILVHHTGSNSQSNDYLDFLFVRGRPEDGIPGPLCNVATDMDGDLHLGAVGRANHAGSGSQTTLSRVTAQNYAGYTSELRPGADGVNGNAHYYGNEIRYDGAKPMTAAAYRTALLYAAAVCDFHGWSALSVIAHREHTRRKNDPGHCPMNKFRTDLATVLKAGPDGDDMANADEVLAELRKFQAAEAQRYADLANRVQALIDQEEGRYADMQRRVQGLVNQEAGRYQDYVRRFNAILAALPNAANIPPVEEPPATAPDETEPKA, encoded by the coding sequence TTGGCCAGGCCGATGACGGCTGATCAGTTGGTGGCGGCCCTGAAGAAGTGGGGCGTCAAGTACCGCGAGTACCCAGGCTGGCGGACACGTGGGCGACCGGGCGGGATCACGGACGCGCGCGGCATCCTCGTCCACCACACCGGCAGCAACTCGCAGAGCAACGACTACCTGGATTTCCTCTTCGTCCGCGGCCGGCCCGAGGACGGCATCCCGGGTCCGTTGTGCAACGTGGCGACGGACATGGACGGCGATCTGCATCTCGGCGCGGTCGGCCGGGCGAACCACGCCGGCAGCGGATCGCAGACGACGCTGAGCCGGGTGACCGCGCAGAACTACGCGGGGTACACCTCGGAGCTGCGCCCTGGTGCCGACGGGGTGAACGGCAACGCGCACTACTACGGCAACGAGATCCGGTACGACGGGGCCAAGCCGATGACGGCAGCCGCGTACCGGACGGCGCTGCTGTACGCGGCGGCCGTCTGCGACTTCCACGGGTGGAGTGCGCTGTCGGTGATCGCGCACCGCGAGCACACCCGCCGCAAGAACGACCCGGGCCACTGCCCGATGAACAAGTTCCGCACCGACCTGGCCACCGTACTGAAGGCCGGACCCGATGGAGACGACATGGCAAACGCCGACGAGGTTCTCGCCGAGCTGAGGAAGTTCCAGGCCGCCGAGGCGCAGCGCTACGCGGACCTGGCGAACCGCGTGCAGGCGCTGATCGACCAGGAGGAAGGGCGCTACGCCGACATGCAGCGGCGGGTCCAGGGGTTGGTGAACCAGGAGGCCGGGCGGTACCAGGACTACGTTCGGCGGTTCAACGCGATCCTGGCGGCGCTGCCGAACGCGGCCAACATCCCACCGGTCGAGGAGCCGCCCGCCACGGCTCCTGACGAGACCGAGCCAAAAGCCTAA
- a CDS encoding aldo/keto reductase, with protein MTPQRPGGTLRLGPYEISRIGYGAMQLEHVDGAAAGDLLRRAVELGVNHFDTASFYGHATVNGHLRAAFHPYPDDLVLVSKVGARRVDAPFPLVPAQRPEELREQVQLDLATLGLEQVPVVNLRRADRGPGISVEGDQAVPLDDQLAELIALRNEGLIGGIGLSNVGTEQLEQALPAGIVCVQNAYSVLDRSSEELLKLCAANGIAWIPFFPLGSAFDGLPSPTEHAVVQKIAAELGVSPAVVSLAWILAHDEYTALIPGTRSIEHLEDNVRTAEVRLDAEALRLLDGIAS; from the coding sequence ATGACACCTCAACGACCAGGCGGCACCCTGCGACTGGGGCCGTACGAGATCAGCCGGATCGGGTACGGCGCGATGCAGCTCGAGCACGTCGACGGCGCAGCAGCCGGGGACCTCCTCCGCCGGGCCGTCGAGCTGGGCGTCAACCACTTCGACACCGCCTCGTTCTACGGTCACGCGACCGTCAACGGCCATCTCCGCGCGGCGTTCCACCCCTACCCGGACGACCTCGTCCTCGTGAGCAAGGTCGGAGCGCGCCGCGTGGACGCGCCGTTTCCGCTCGTCCCCGCTCAGCGGCCGGAAGAGTTGCGGGAGCAGGTTCAGCTCGATCTCGCGACGCTCGGGCTGGAGCAGGTGCCGGTCGTCAACCTGCGTCGCGCGGACCGGGGCCCGGGGATCAGCGTCGAGGGGGACCAGGCCGTCCCGCTCGACGACCAGCTCGCCGAGCTGATTGCCCTGCGCAACGAAGGACTGATCGGCGGGATCGGTCTGAGCAACGTCGGTACCGAGCAGCTCGAGCAGGCGTTGCCGGCCGGGATCGTCTGCGTCCAGAACGCCTACAGCGTGCTCGACCGCTCCTCGGAGGAGCTGCTGAAGCTGTGCGCGGCGAACGGCATCGCGTGGATCCCGTTCTTCCCCTTGGGCTCGGCCTTCGACGGGCTGCCGTCGCCCACCGAGCATGCGGTGGTCCAGAAGATCGCCGCAGAGCTCGGCGTCTCGCCGGCCGTAGTCAGCCTGGCCTGGATCCTCGCCCACGACGAGTACACCGCGCTCATCCCCGGCACCCGCAGCATCGAGCACCTCGAGGACAACGTCCGCACCGCCGAAGTACGCCTCGATGCCGAAGCGCTCAGGCTCCTGGACGGCATCGCATCCTGA
- a CDS encoding SDR family oxidoreductase, with amino-acid sequence MPRREYDITVPDLTGRRAVVTGASDGVGLGIATRLAAAGAEVVMPVRNPAKGERAAATIREQVPGARLVLAELDLSSLASVAALGEKLRAEDEPIHFLINNAGVMTPPDRQTTADGFELQFGTNHLGHFALTAHLLPLLVAGRARVTTQASIAARSGAINWDDLNWERSYDGMSAYRQSKIACGLFGLELTRRSAAAGWGITSTISHPGVAPTNLLAARPEVGRSADTRGVRIIRWLSTHGLVVGTVETAKLPALLAATGPTTEDGAFYGPQWPGNVGGPPGPQKLWKPLRNPKEATRLWTTSEQLTAVPFS; translated from the coding sequence ATGCCACGCAGGGAGTACGACATCACGGTTCCCGACCTGACCGGCCGGCGAGCGGTGGTCACCGGAGCCAGCGACGGCGTCGGCCTCGGTATCGCGACCAGGCTCGCCGCGGCCGGTGCCGAGGTGGTCATGCCGGTCCGGAACCCGGCCAAGGGCGAACGGGCCGCGGCCACGATCCGCGAGCAGGTACCGGGGGCGCGGCTCGTCCTGGCCGAGCTGGACCTGTCCTCGCTGGCGTCGGTGGCGGCCCTCGGCGAGAAGCTGCGGGCCGAGGACGAACCGATCCACTTCCTGATCAACAACGCGGGCGTGATGACCCCACCGGACCGCCAGACCACGGCGGACGGGTTCGAGCTGCAGTTCGGCACCAACCACCTCGGCCACTTCGCCCTCACCGCGCACCTGCTGCCGCTGCTAGTGGCCGGGCGGGCCCGGGTGACGACACAGGCGAGCATCGCCGCCCGCAGCGGTGCGATCAACTGGGACGACCTGAACTGGGAGCGCTCGTACGACGGGATGAGCGCCTACCGGCAGTCCAAGATCGCCTGCGGACTCTTCGGCCTCGAACTCACCCGCCGAAGCGCCGCCGCCGGCTGGGGCATCACGAGCACCATCTCCCACCCAGGCGTAGCCCCGACCAACCTCCTCGCCGCCCGCCCGGAAGTCGGCCGATCAGCAGACACCAGGGGAGTACGAATCATCCGCTGGCTCTCCACCCACGGCCTCGTAGTCGGCACCGTCGAAACAGCCAAACTCCCCGCCCTCCTCGCCGCAACCGGCCCAACCACCGAAGACGGCGCCTTCTACGGCCCCCAATGGCCCGGCAACGTAGGCGGCCCACCCGGCCCGCAGAAGTTGTGGAAACCCCTCCGCAACCCCAAAGAAGCAACCCGCCTCTGGACCACCTCCGAACAACTGACAGCCGTTCCGTTCAGCTGA
- a CDS encoding STAS domain-containing protein: MGLHVMEVPPAARAVVRSHHVVGTGPDATRVLQLQGGIRFAAAERVVREVVDAGPAEPRVVFDLTAVSSIDDVARRMLLEVARRLTLDGLAIYLIDPESILPDPDPGDGGHIIAISNLEDAVDAVAKIP; the protein is encoded by the coding sequence ATGGGCCTGCACGTCATGGAGGTTCCCCCGGCGGCCCGCGCGGTCGTCCGCTCCCATCACGTCGTGGGTACCGGGCCCGATGCGACCAGAGTGCTGCAACTCCAGGGCGGGATCCGATTCGCCGCAGCCGAGAGAGTTGTGCGGGAGGTCGTCGACGCGGGTCCAGCAGAACCACGGGTGGTTTTCGACCTCACGGCCGTCTCTTCGATCGACGACGTGGCACGGCGCATGCTCCTGGAGGTCGCCCGACGACTCACCCTCGACGGTCTGGCCATCTACCTCATCGACCCGGAATCGATCCTCCCCGACCCCGACCCAGGCGACGGCGGCCACATCATTGCCATCAGCAACCTCGAGGACGCCGTCGACGCCGTCGCGAAGATTCCGTAG
- a CDS encoding aldo/keto reductase translates to MTHETSYHAADQRYERLEYRRAGASGLDLPAFSLGLWQKFGTDYPFTTQREIVLHAFDLGITHIDNANRYGPPHRAAEKLLGRLLRTDLAPYRDELVIATKAGNPIGPSPYFKGGSRKSLLSSLDHSLRDLGTDYVDIFYHHRPDPGTPLEETVGALVSAVEQGKALYVGLSNYPTDRAHEAAALLRRAGVPLLVHQPRYSLFDRTTETSGLLKQAAVDGFGLVVYSPLAQGLLTDKYLDGTIPPNARAANSAFLSPDQLDESYRERATALNQLALNRGQSLAQLALQWVLRQPEVTSAILGASSTAQLDHNLAALDFPPLTEEELAQIDRT, encoded by the coding sequence ATGACCCACGAGACCAGTTACCACGCCGCCGACCAGCGATACGAGCGACTGGAGTACCGCCGCGCGGGCGCCTCCGGGCTCGACCTGCCCGCGTTCTCGCTCGGGTTGTGGCAGAAGTTCGGTACCGACTACCCGTTCACGACACAGCGCGAGATCGTGCTGCACGCGTTCGACCTGGGCATCACGCACATCGACAACGCCAACCGGTACGGTCCGCCGCACCGCGCCGCGGAGAAGCTCCTCGGCCGCCTGCTCCGGACCGACCTCGCGCCGTACCGCGACGAACTCGTGATCGCAACCAAGGCCGGCAACCCGATCGGCCCGAGCCCGTACTTCAAGGGTGGCTCCCGCAAGTCGCTGCTGAGCTCGCTCGACCACAGCCTGCGCGACCTCGGCACCGACTACGTGGACATCTTCTACCACCACCGCCCGGACCCCGGGACGCCGCTGGAGGAGACGGTTGGCGCCCTGGTCAGCGCGGTCGAACAGGGCAAGGCGTTGTACGTCGGCCTCTCCAACTACCCGACCGATCGCGCTCATGAAGCGGCTGCGCTTCTCCGCCGAGCCGGGGTCCCGCTGCTCGTCCACCAGCCGCGGTACTCCCTCTTCGACCGCACCACGGAGACGTCCGGCCTGCTCAAACAAGCGGCCGTCGACGGTTTCGGCCTGGTCGTCTACAGCCCGCTCGCCCAGGGTCTGCTCACCGACAAGTACCTGGACGGCACGATCCCGCCGAACGCCCGCGCCGCGAACAGCGCCTTCCTCTCGCCCGACCAGCTCGACGAGTCATACCGGGAGCGCGCCACGGCGCTCAACCAGCTCGCCCTGAATCGCGGCCAGTCCCTTGCCCAACTCGCCCTTCAATGGGTCCTCCGCCAACCCGAGGTCACCAGCGCGATCCTCGGTGCGAGCTCCACGGCCCAGCTCGACCACAACCTCGCCGCCCTCGACTTCCCACCTCTCACCGAGGAAGAGCTCGCACAGATCGACAGGACGTAG
- a CDS encoding TetR/AcrR family transcriptional regulator, with product MRRDAARKREQVVTAAGDELAELTQAARDGEAVRLSLDKIAARAGVGIATLYRHFPTREALLEAVYRQELARVCDAAPALAEAGPPDAALLTWMQHYLDFVDSKRVMGDDLRALVASGTITQTDTRARLADAAQYLLAAGVTAGTFRDDVTPDDLVAGMAGAAIAAAPDRQREQSQRLITLLVDGLRVHRAAGQDVVDPARPT from the coding sequence ATGCGCAGGGACGCAGCGCGGAAACGCGAACAGGTGGTGACCGCGGCCGGTGACGAGCTGGCCGAGCTCACCCAGGCCGCGCGCGACGGCGAGGCTGTACGCCTGTCCCTCGACAAGATCGCGGCCCGGGCCGGCGTGGGCATCGCGACGCTGTACCGGCACTTCCCGACCAGGGAGGCGCTGCTCGAGGCGGTCTACCGCCAGGAACTCGCCCGGGTATGCGACGCTGCACCGGCCCTGGCGGAGGCCGGTCCGCCCGATGCGGCGTTGCTCACCTGGATGCAGCACTATCTCGACTTCGTCGACTCGAAACGGGTGATGGGCGACGACCTCCGGGCATTGGTTGCCTCAGGCACCATCACCCAGACCGACACCCGGGCCCGGCTCGCCGACGCGGCCCAGTACCTCCTGGCCGCCGGCGTGACCGCCGGAACGTTCCGGGACGACGTCACCCCCGACGACCTCGTCGCCGGGATGGCCGGCGCGGCGATCGCTGCCGCGCCTGACCGGCAGCGGGAGCAGTCGCAGCGCCTGATCACCCTCCTCGTGGACGGTCTGCGCGTTCACCGTGCAGCCGGACAGGACGTGGTGGACCCAGCCAGGCCCACCTGA